A segment of the Bacillus licheniformis DSM 13 = ATCC 14580 genome:
GATCGGCATTCAGATTGTTGAGATTTTGAATGTATTCGCTGATAATATTTTGGATCGCTTGATTCAGTTCCGCATTCTCGCTTTTTGTGAAGTCAGCCTCTCTCAGATCGATGCCGCTGTTTTTCTGTACCAGCTCATAGATGGATTCGCCAAATCCGGTGATAAGGCTGCCGACTCTCTCGATGATTTGAGCGGTTTCCTGATCTTGCGCACCGGCGCCCATAGCCGTGAAAGGCTTCTCATTTCCTTGCTGTTCAGCCATTTATAGATCCTCCTCTCATAGATGACAGATTCCTTCACAATATATGATCAAAAATCAAATCATGTTTCCGCTGGAGCTTGATACGGCTGCTAAATGGTTTGATGAAGCATAAAAGGACACCGCTAATCTTGAGCGGCGCCCTTTTCTTTAATGAACGTTCGTATACACTTCCTGCACATCGTCATCATCTTCAAGCACGTCAATGAGCTTTTCGACTTTTTCCTGAAGCGCTTCATCGACTTCTGCATAGGTTTGCGGAACCATTGTAATTTCGGATGTTGCCAGCTTGTAGCCGCGCTCCTCCAAGCTTTTCTTCACTTCTTCAAACTGTTCGGGCTCTGTATAAATCTCGAACAGCTCTTCGCTCGTTTCAAGCTCCTCAGCACCGGCATCAATGACCTCAAGCATAAACTCTTCTTCATCTATCTCAAGATCTTCACGTTCGATTGCAATATATCCTTTCCGGTCGAACATATAAGAAACGCATCCTGTTTCTCCCAAGCTGCCGCCGTTTTTGCTGAAAGCGGTTCTGACGCTTGTCGCCGTCCGGTTTTTATTATCTGTCAAACATTTGACCATGACAGCCACACCGCTTGGTCCGTAGCCCTCATACGTAATTTCCTCATAGCTTTTTCCATCCTGGCTGCCGGAAGCTTTTTTGATGGCGCGGTCGATGTTGTCATTTGGCATGTTTGCATTTTTGGCTTTATCGATGACGAGACGCAGACTTGCGTTAGATTCGGGATCTGGTCCCCCTTCTTTCGCGGCTACATATATTTCTTTGGCAAGCTTCATGAAAATTTTGCCGCGTTTAGCATCTTGGGCATTTTTTCGTCTCTGAATATTTTTCCATTTAGAATGGCCAGCCATAACTTTCTACCTCCAAAATAATTCTCGTCTCTATGTACACTTTATACGGTTTTCCCCGTTTTTGTAAAGGAATCGGCCGAGCGCTTATAAAAAATTGCCGGGGAATCCCCGGCAATTCCCTGCTTGTTATTGGTTCCGCAAGCGGTTCAAATTGTTATTCGTCGTGTCTCCGCGATCCCTAATGTTCTGAGGATCATCGTTCATTTCGCGCAGCCTTGTAAATGCGCCGTCGTCCTCGACAACTTGAACGGTCCGGTCTCCGGCAAATGTTTTGGCTGCTTTTCTAATTTGAGTTCTCTCGTTATTTGTCAGCCTTTTATCAGACCGTACGGCGATGATGACCGTTTCATTCGTTACGACTGCCTGGCTTTCGTCAACATAATTCAATTTGTTGACGCGCCCAGTGATATTCCTTGAGATTTTACGGTTTTCCGGTCTGTCATAGCCTGTATCCGCCGTATTCACCAAATGGTTGTGATAATTCATGTCTCCCCGGCTGTAAGTTCCATCGCCTGTTGGAACGGGATTGCCGTTGCCCGCTCGATTGTTTACGTTTGTTGCACCGTTTCTCCCGTTCATGTTTTCAAGCATTTCTGTAACAGGACCGTCATTATCAAGACCTGCATTACGATCTGCATCATTTGAATAATATCCGATCGGGCGCGTATTGTTTCCATTATCTATAGCGTCGTTCGTTCCGCATGCAGATAGACCTGCTGTCAAAAGCAAAATCCCCGAAAACACTTTCAGCTTGCTGTCCAATGGTAGTACCCCCCGTGAAAACCGCTGAATTTGAGCATTGCGCTCTTTTTTAGGATGTGCGGGATGCGAAGAGTTACCCTTGACAGTTATAGACATTCCCGTTAAATAGCATGAAAATGTTTATAGCGGTCCACAATAAAAAAGGAACGATAGATCATCGTCCCATTCCGAATCAGTCTTCATCATCTTCCGGTCTGTTAAACATCTGTCCCCCTGCAGGCTGCTGTCCGTATCCCCCCATACCGTACGGAGCTCCCATTTGCGGCATCTGTCCATATGGCGCCGCACCTGGAAAACCTCCCGGGAATTGGCCCGGCCCGCACCCGCAGTCATCTTCTTTGCCGTGTGCCATATTAGGGTCCCCGGCGTGACCGACGTTTGGCGGTGCAAATCCCGGGAACGGCTGGTAAGGCGCATATGCCGGGGCAGTCATCGGCTGATGATGGTATCCGTGATGACCGGCATTGTCATGCCCCATGTTGTCATCATCGTCATATTCAGCAGGAGATACATAGCTAGGCTGATGCATATAAGGCATTTGAGCAGGATATGGATACCAAGGATGGCACAATCCCGATCCAGGCAGCACCGGTGAAACAGGAATCCAGCAGCCTCCAGGATAGAACGGATAAGGATATGGATGGTGATGATATCCCGCTGCAGCTACATTCGGCATGCCGTGAAACTGCTTATTTTCATCACCTGCTGCACCGACATTTGGCGGCTGCGGAACATTCGGATAATTGACATTTTCCATATGGTTTTCCTCCTCATTTGTCCATGGATTATACATGTTGGGGCCTTTCTCTTGATGTTCATAAGGTTTTGGAGGTACGTACGGCTGATGAAGCTGATTGACGCTTTGATACAAATTCGAAATGTCGCCTTCAGGCAAACTTGATTGTCCGATGTTCGGGACAGGCGGAACATAAGGAACCGAAGGCTTTTCTTTCGGTTTTATATCTTCAACATCAAGCTTGCTTTTCGGCTTTTCTTTTGCAAATGGATGTTCCTGCTGTTTTTTCGGTAATTCCTTTCGCATATTGAGCTGTTCTTCTTTTTTGACCGGCACTCCCCCTGACGGTACTTTGATTTTCATGCCCGGCATGATCAAGTCTGGATTGCTCAGCTGCGAATTCAGCTTTTTCAGTTCTTCAAAGTCCACTTCATATCTTTCCGCGATTTTTTCCAGAGAATCGCCCTTTTGGACAATATGAATTTTCAACGTTTTCCCCTCCTATGCAAAAACGTGAACGAACAGATGAGAATAACAAATATGCTTCTCCACAAATTTATGCGCATAGCGGAGGGGTTATGATAAAAACTTGTTCTCCAAAAAGTTAACGGATCGTTAACATCCGATTCAGCGCAAGAATGGCATCTTTTGCAATATCTTGATCCACTTTGATCACGCCTGTCGGTTCACCTTTGTCGATCTGCTCCAGCGACCACAGCAAATGCGGCATGTCGATTCTGTTCATTGTCAAACAAGGACACATATCAGGGTTAAGGGATTCGATTTGTTTATCAGGATGTTCTTGAATGATGCGTGAAACAAGGTTCATCTCTGTTCCAATCGCCCATTTGCTCCCCGGTTTTGCTTCATTAATGGAGTCGATGATTTTTTTTGTAGATCCGCTGAAATCGCTGAGCGCAACGACTTCGTGGGTGCATTCCGGATGAACGATAACATTGATGTCCGGATCCCGCTCTTTAACACTTTTGATATTCGCCACGGTAAATTTTTCGTGAACTGAACAATGCCCCTTCCACAAAATGATTATTATGTCTTTCATATCGCCGTTATACTCAAGTTTTTCTGCAATTGGATCCCATACCGCCATCCTGCTTAGAGGAATGCCGAGGTCAAATGCCGTGTTGCGTCCCAAGTGCTGATCCGGAAGAAATAAAATCCTCTCCTTTTGCGATAGCGCCCATGTCAACATGCGCGCCGCATTTGAGGATGTCACGGACGCTCCTCCGTTTCTTCCCACAAAAGCCTTAATTTCAGCTGTCGAATTGACATATGTGAGCGGAATGACCGTATCGCCAAACAGCTTCGTCAGCTCTTCCCAGGCGCGATTTGTCTGCCGCATATTGGCCATATCGGCCATCGAACAGCCTGCGCGCATGTCCGGCAAAACGACAATCTGTTCGTCCGAAGTGAGCATATCGGCTGTTTCCGCCATAAAATGTACGCCGCAGAACACGATATATTCCGCTTTTTTATTTTTTTGGGCGACCTGTGCCAGCTGGAGCGAATCGCCCGTCGCGTCCGCAAATTGAATCACTTCGTCTTTTTGGTAGTGATGCCCCGGGATAAACAGCCTTGCTCCGAATTTCTTTTTGATTTTCAAAATCCTTCCGGCCATTTCTTCCTCAGTCAATTCTTTATACACCTCCGGCATCATGCCGGCGTTCCTGTCATGAATCACTTTTAAAATAGACATCTGTACCCTCTCCAATCCCGCTTATTTTTTCAGATCAACATTCATGCTGATATCAAGGCTTTTCGCCGAATGAGTCAAGTAGCCCAATGAAATACAGTGCACCCCTGTTCCCCTGTAAGCGGGGAGATTTTCAAATGAAATTCCGCCTGAAGCCTCCGTTATAATGCCGGCGGGTGTCATTTCAGCAAATGCTTTCACCGTCTCGGGCGGGCAATTGTCGAACATAATGATATCGGCGCCGGCCTCAATCGCTTCATGAAGCTCTTGTTCAGATTCGATCTCCACTTCGATCTTGACCATATGGCCGCACGCTGACCGCGCTTTTTCAACCGCTTTTGAAATCGAGCCGCAGGCGGCAATATGGTTGTCTTTAATCATGATGCCGCCGTCCAATCCAAAGCGGTGATTGCTGCCCCCGCCGGTTTTGACCGCGTATTTTTCAAGGATGCGCAGGCCCGGGGTCGTCTTTCTCGTATCGCAAATCGCGATATTCGGATCATTCAGCCTGATAATGGACTGCTTTGTTAATGTGGCGATCCCGGACATTCTTTGAATGAGATTCAGCACAACCCGTTCACCGGTCATGAGGGAAGCTGCACGGCCTTTGAGTCGCGCGATCGTTTCCCCTTTACGAACCGCTTCGCCATCTGTTTTCAGCATGTGGACGGCGATCGTTTCATCAAGCAGCCGAAAGCCTTCCAGAATCACTAATTCTCCTGCAAACAAGCCGTCATCCTTCGCTGTGATGACAGCTTCGCATTGATGATTGTCATCAAAAACGGCTTCTGAAGTGAGATCCCCCCGGCCGATATCTTCCTTGAAAAATTCCTTAAGCATGTTCCTAAGTATGAACCGCTGCATATTTCACAATCCCTTCGTTTTGTCTGATCTTGATCCCGCCTTTTGTGTGAACGATTTGCTTGCCGTGCCAGTTTTTATCATCAGGCGCCGGACAATCCGAACGGTAATGGCCGCCCCTGCTTTCTGTACGAAGCAGTGCCGAGGCCGTCATCTGTTTGGCAGTCTGCCATAAATGAGCTAGCTCGAGCTGTTCTATTGTGATTTCTTTCACATTTACGATTTGAACCGGCATTCGCTCAAGCCATTCTTTCACCTTCGTCAATTCATCCTCCGTACGCACGATCGCCGCATAATCTGTCATTTGTTTCTGAATATCCTTCACATCTGTCAAAGGAACAGAATACGTCACATTCTCAGGCTGAGGAGATTGGCCTCTGACAGGCTCCGGTTTTTGGCAGGCTTGAATCCGCTCCGCCGCTCTCCTTCCGAAGACGATGCATTCCAAGAGAGAATTGCTTGCCAG
Coding sequences within it:
- a CDS encoding YebC/PmpR family DNA-binding transcriptional regulator; this translates as MAGHSKWKNIQRRKNAQDAKRGKIFMKLAKEIYVAAKEGGPDPESNASLRLVIDKAKNANMPNDNIDRAIKKASGSQDGKSYEEITYEGYGPSGVAVMVKCLTDNKNRTATSVRTAFSKNGGSLGETGCVSYMFDRKGYIAIEREDLEIDEEEFMLEVIDAGAEELETSEELFEIYTEPEQFEEVKKSLEERGYKLATSEITMVPQTYAEVDEALQEKVEKLIDVLEDDDDVQEVYTNVH
- a CDS encoding YhcN/YlaJ family sporulation lipoprotein; the protein is MDSKLKVFSGILLLTAGLSACGTNDAIDNGNNTRPIGYYSNDADRNAGLDNDGPVTEMLENMNGRNGATNVNNRAGNGNPVPTGDGTYSRGDMNYHNHLVNTADTGYDRPENRKISRNITGRVNKLNYVDESQAVVTNETVIIAVRSDKRLTNNERTQIRKAAKTFAGDRTVQVVEDDGAFTRLREMNDDPQNIRDRGDTTNNNLNRLRNQ
- the safA gene encoding SafA/ExsA family spore coat assembly protein; this translates as MKIHIVQKGDSLEKIAERYEVDFEELKKLNSQLSNPDLIMPGMKIKVPSGGVPVKKEEQLNMRKELPKKQQEHPFAKEKPKSKLDVEDIKPKEKPSVPYVPPVPNIGQSSLPEGDISNLYQSVNQLHQPYVPPKPYEHQEKGPNMYNPWTNEEENHMENVNYPNVPQPPNVGAAGDENKQFHGMPNVAAAGYHHHPYPYPFYPGGCWIPVSPVLPGSGLCHPWYPYPAQMPYMHQPSYVSPAEYDDDDNMGHDNAGHHGYHHQPMTAPAYAPYQPFPGFAPPNVGHAGDPNMAHGKEDDCGCGPGQFPGGFPGAAPYGQMPQMGAPYGMGGYGQQPAGGQMFNRPEDDED
- the nadA gene encoding quinolinate synthase NadA codes for the protein MSILKVIHDRNAGMMPEVYKELTEEEMAGRILKIKKKFGARLFIPGHHYQKDEVIQFADATGDSLQLAQVAQKNKKAEYIVFCGVHFMAETADMLTSDEQIVVLPDMRAGCSMADMANMRQTNRAWEELTKLFGDTVIPLTYVNSTAEIKAFVGRNGGASVTSSNAARMLTWALSQKERILFLPDQHLGRNTAFDLGIPLSRMAVWDPIAEKLEYNGDMKDIIIILWKGHCSVHEKFTVANIKSVKERDPDINVIVHPECTHEVVALSDFSGSTKKIIDSINEAKPGSKWAIGTEMNLVSRIIQEHPDKQIESLNPDMCPCLTMNRIDMPHLLWSLEQIDKGEPTGVIKVDQDIAKDAILALNRMLTIR
- the nadC gene encoding carboxylating nicotinate-nucleotide diphosphorylase, whose amino-acid sequence is MQRFILRNMLKEFFKEDIGRGDLTSEAVFDDNHQCEAVITAKDDGLFAGELVILEGFRLLDETIAVHMLKTDGEAVRKGETIARLKGRAASLMTGERVVLNLIQRMSGIATLTKQSIIRLNDPNIAICDTRKTTPGLRILEKYAVKTGGGSNHRFGLDGGIMIKDNHIAACGSISKAVEKARSACGHMVKIEVEIESEQELHEAIEAGADIIMFDNCPPETVKAFAEMTPAGIITEASGGISFENLPAYRGTGVHCISLGYLTHSAKSLDISMNVDLKK